The following are encoded together in the Phaseolus vulgaris cultivar G19833 chromosome 9, P. vulgaris v2.0, whole genome shotgun sequence genome:
- the LOC137821732 gene encoding uncharacterized protein At4g14100-like, whose protein sequence is MASSREGIYLMAFLLLFSPSELRFSEAATEDPIPADWPHQFHALMFMNRTGTLQKLDLWYDWPNGRNFNIIQNQLDNVVTYDLEWNNGTSFFYTLDSSDPTCQVMQVEVGILRPNWLQGATYLGQQKVDNFLCNVWEKVDFIWYYEDVLTRRPVKWIFYTGYTAHVMTFEVGAVLEDPNWQAPVYCFSENEKKNDSPNFGPAVRGGFLGSLMRRIPPWETM, encoded by the exons ATGGCGAGTTCAAGAGAAGGAATATATCTGATGGCGTTCCTCCTTCTCTTCTCTCCGTCGGAATTGAGATTCTCAGAGGCTGCAACAGAGGACCCAATTCCCGCAGATTGGCCTCACCAGTTCCACGCGTTGATGTTCATGAACCGAACCGGAACGCTCCAGAAACTCGACTTGTGGTACGACTGGCCCAACGGCCGCAACTTCAACATCATTCAGAATCAGCTGGACAACGTTGTAACCTACGACCTCGAGTGGAACAACGGCACCTCCTTCTTCTACACGCTTGATTCCTCCGACCCCACCTGCCAAGTCATGCAAGTAGAAGTGGGTATTCTCCGCCCCAATTGGCTCCAGGGTGCAACGTATCTGGGTCAGCAGAAAGTTGATAATTTCCTCTGCAATGTGTGGGAGAAGGTCGATTTCATTTGGTACTACGAGGATGTCCTCACTCGCAGGCCTGTTAAGTGGATCTTCTACACTG GATACACTGCTCACGTGATGACATTTGAGGTGGGTGCAGTTCTTGAGGATCCAAATTGGCAGGCTCCTGTGTACTGTTTTAGtgagaatgaaaagaaaaatgatagcCCCAATTTCGGACCTGCTGTTCGTGGTGGTTTTCTTGGGAGTTTGATGAGAAGGATACCCCCTTGGGAAActatgtaa